One part of the Bacillus sp. FJAT-45350 genome encodes these proteins:
- a CDS encoding DUF6661 family protein, producing the protein MTNSFIESRLLFEFADHVDVISFDDTTFYNKHYKQLRHSKGVDFIAYDRNKKVLYFIEVKNFYGFERAFKKRMRIDNENSLSIEIPLKVRDTVAGLAGASKIKEGKEISNFFPLFADKDVQIRVILFLEGRFSHEAKLFKAIMDRMKKNMKWLTTKVMVENVETSRSSLYKVKRLYKTNLID; encoded by the coding sequence ATGACTAATTCCTTTATCGAATCCAGACTATTGTTTGAATTTGCTGACCATGTAGATGTCATTAGCTTTGATGATACAACCTTTTACAACAAACATTATAAGCAACTTCGTCACTCAAAGGGTGTTGACTTTATTGCTTATGACAGAAATAAGAAAGTGCTCTATTTCATCGAAGTAAAAAATTTCTATGGCTTTGAACGTGCTTTTAAAAAAAGGATGCGGATTGATAATGAAAATAGTCTTTCCATCGAAATACCGTTAAAAGTTAGAGATACAGTTGCAGGATTGGCAGGGGCATCAAAGATTAAGGAAGGCAAAGAAATAAGTAATTTCTTTCCATTGTTTGCTGATAAAGACGTACAAATTAGGGTCATACTCTTTCTAGAAGGACGTTTTAGCCATGAGGCTAAGCTTTTTAAAGCGATTATGGACAGAATGAAAAAGAATATGAAGTGGCTAACGACAAAAGTGATGGTTGAAAATGTTGAGACGAGTCGTTCTTCTCTTTATAAAGTCAAAAGACTATATAAAACAAACCTTATAGATTAA
- a CDS encoding FRG domain-containing protein, which yields MKGINISDHFFSEKWMKILEEVTFFSKRSRCVWYRGQNNNGVDNGHSYCLVSSLFRFNYPLEQILEWEEISYKRFMENGFDLHKTVNQWELLYLMRHYGVKTRLLDWSESFAVALYFATKGWDGENECSIWLLDPHRLNKIFHNTTELISMPRESSFLDKRNEYKKTVALSPYMNTTRSVFQKGFFTMQGNTKEGLEIEGEQILMKEKVLKHIKLSPEIKNDIAMFLELSGVNNFALFPDLDGLATFVNQWTTEDMIKKEVDEKYHETTYYRETGGGVREWSEDEDTYKL from the coding sequence GTGAAAGGTATAAATATAAGTGATCATTTTTTCTCAGAAAAGTGGATGAAAATTCTAGAGGAAGTAACTTTTTTTTCTAAGAGAAGCAGATGTGTATGGTATCGTGGACAAAATAATAATGGAGTAGATAATGGTCATTCCTATTGCCTTGTTTCAAGCTTATTTCGATTCAATTATCCTCTAGAACAAATACTAGAGTGGGAAGAGATAAGCTATAAACGGTTTATGGAAAATGGCTTCGATCTACATAAAACAGTAAATCAATGGGAGCTATTATATTTAATGAGGCATTACGGCGTCAAGACGAGATTACTTGATTGGTCGGAATCCTTTGCAGTTGCACTGTATTTTGCGACAAAGGGTTGGGACGGTGAAAACGAATGCAGTATATGGCTCCTAGATCCACATCGCCTTAATAAAATTTTTCATAACACAACAGAACTAATTAGTATGCCGAGGGAAAGCTCATTTTTAGATAAAAGAAATGAATATAAAAAAACCGTTGCATTAAGTCCATATATGAATACGACGAGGAGTGTGTTCCAAAAGGGCTTTTTTACGATGCAAGGAAACACAAAAGAAGGATTAGAAATTGAAGGGGAACAGATTTTGATGAAGGAAAAAGTATTAAAGCATATAAAACTATCCCCTGAAATAAAAAATGACATTGCCATGTTCCTTGAATTAAGTGGTGTAAATAACTTTGCATTGTTCCCGGATTTAGACGGTTTAGCAACCTTTGTAAATCAATGGACTACTGAAGACATGATAAAGAAGGAAGTAGATGAGAAGTATCATGAAACTACTTATTATCGTGAGACGGGCGGTGGGGTTAGAGAGTGGTCTGAAGATGAAGATACGTATAAACTATAG
- the ku gene encoding non-homologous end joining protein Ku — MHTMWKGNISFGLVSIPIKLHAATENKDVKLRNLHKECKTPIQYEKTCPGCGKEVTNEDIVKAYEYAKNKFVVLDEEDLEELKKENEDKSVEIIDFVMLEEIDPIFFDRSYFMSPNDGGSKAYSLLRKALEDSGKIGLAKIIIRSKEHLAVIRVYQNTLVMETIHYPDEVRSVADVPSIPSEDNITDKELDTAKTLIEQLTTTFNPDKFQDEYRTALMELIEEKIASENTVTAEAKPDEPKSNVTDLMSALQASIDKTKKKKAPTKGKKKTTSATATKVRKNA, encoded by the coding sequence ATGCACACGATGTGGAAAGGGAATATTAGCTTTGGATTAGTAAGTATTCCGATAAAATTACATGCAGCAACAGAAAACAAAGACGTAAAGCTACGAAATCTTCATAAAGAATGCAAAACGCCAATTCAATATGAAAAAACTTGCCCTGGCTGTGGAAAAGAAGTAACAAATGAGGATATCGTGAAAGCATACGAATACGCAAAAAATAAATTTGTTGTTTTAGATGAAGAGGATCTTGAGGAATTAAAGAAAGAGAATGAAGATAAATCAGTAGAAATTATTGACTTTGTTATGCTTGAAGAAATTGACCCAATCTTCTTTGATAGAAGCTATTTTATGTCACCAAATGATGGTGGTTCAAAAGCATATTCTTTATTACGAAAGGCATTAGAAGATAGCGGGAAAATTGGCTTAGCGAAAATCATTATTCGATCTAAGGAGCACTTGGCAGTGATTCGCGTATATCAAAACACACTTGTCATGGAAACGATTCATTATCCAGATGAAGTTCGAAGTGTCGCTGACGTACCAAGTATTCCAAGTGAGGATAACATAACTGATAAAGAGCTTGATACTGCGAAAACATTAATTGAACAATTAACAACAACCTTTAACCCTGATAAATTCCAAGACGAATACAGAACAGCACTAATGGAGTTAATTGAAGAGAAGATAGCTAGCGAAAATACAGTCACAGCAGAAGCAAAGCCAGATGAACCTAAATCAAATGTTACTGATTTAATGTCAGCCCTTCAAGCCTCAATCGATAAGACGAAAAAGAAGAAAGCACCAACGAAAGGGAAAAAGAAAACAACTTCAGCTACTGCGACTAAAGTTAGGAAGAATGCATAA
- a CDS encoding polysaccharide deacetylase family protein — MRKCGFFWISVIISFLMFGCINEDVVEETNESEHVKEEVQQKEDDEIEEVTDNEVKDFDQYSRSPNEWGENVSGVKRKIKTDKEIIALTFDACGGRYGSGFDEELINFLIEEEVPATLFINKRWIDENREQFLKLTNNSLFQIENHGTDHLPLSVNGQAAWGIKGTNSPEDVYNEVIGNQLEIERLTGRAPTLFRSGTAFYDDISVQIVEDMGLQVVNFDVLGDAGATFTAEQVREALLSANKGSIALLHMNQPQSGTREGVMMAIPLLREKGFEFVTLDGYDLE; from the coding sequence GTGAGAAAGTGTGGTTTTTTTTGGATAAGTGTGATAATCAGCTTCCTAATGTTTGGATGCATAAATGAAGATGTAGTAGAGGAAACAAACGAATCTGAACATGTGAAAGAAGAGGTGCAACAAAAAGAGGACGATGAAATAGAGGAAGTTACTGATAATGAAGTGAAGGATTTTGACCAATATAGTCGTAGCCCAAATGAGTGGGGGGAGAATGTTTCTGGTGTCAAAAGAAAAATAAAAACAGATAAGGAGATTATAGCTCTAACGTTTGATGCTTGTGGAGGAAGGTACGGGAGCGGATTTGATGAAGAGCTAATTAACTTCTTAATTGAAGAAGAAGTCCCGGCAACATTGTTTATTAATAAACGGTGGATTGATGAAAATAGGGAACAGTTTTTGAAATTAACCAATAATTCTTTATTTCAGATCGAGAATCATGGTACAGACCATCTACCTTTATCAGTAAATGGACAAGCGGCATGGGGAATAAAAGGCACTAATTCACCTGAGGATGTATACAATGAAGTCATTGGAAATCAATTGGAGATTGAAAGATTAACAGGACGGGCTCCTACCTTGTTTAGATCAGGTACAGCATTTTATGATGATATTTCAGTACAGATTGTAGAAGATATGGGCTTACAGGTTGTGAATTTTGATGTCTTAGGTGATGCAGGAGCAACTTTCACAGCAGAGCAAGTACGGGAAGCATTATTGTCTGCAAATAAGGGTTCGATTGCTTTACTACATATGAACCAACCTCAAAGTGGAACGAGAGAAGGGGTTATGATGGCAATACCTTTGTTACGGGAAAAAGGTTTTGAATTTGTAACACTGGATGGATATGATTTAGAGTAA
- a CDS encoding DNA ligase D: protein MLKPMLPTLSTEKPKGDNWLYEVKYDGYRCLLHWTNEEIQLISRNGRSLNEQFPEVISFCHSIQPTIQATLPLLCDGEIVQLENSFKSSFEIMQKRGRLRKKETILQMTKEKPCHLLLFDLLTIKGDTITGEPYSIRKKRLKDWFEDNNLNTTKVDTSTTQTLQYINSYPNYEDIWKKVKKHDGEGLLAKQKDSTWEKGKRTQQWLKLKNYKKITCFITGYDTKNGFFHVAVYQHNKEVEIGLFKHGLKETERKVLLDIIRKNEVQTRKEYIEIPAGICVDIKCLELYQGQLREPFFEQFRFDLTAEDCTWDKLLLDLKPIIHEEVTVTNPQKILWSSINWSKQDYLSYLQQVSPYMMPFLKERLLTVIRYPNGIDKEAFYQKNCPDYAPEFVETEQSDDIDYIVTNTIETLLWLGNQAAIEFHIPFQTRYSKGPSEIVFDLDPPSRKEFSYAVRAAQLIKEVVDGLNLSSFVKTSGNKGIQVYLPLPENEFSFDDTRKFTSFVADYLISKEPDLFTTERLKKKRGNRLYIDYIQHGEGKTIISPYSARGNKEALVATPLFWEEVNEDLRPERFPITSILKRIEERGCPLSTYFLEKERQPFKPILEFLSKK, encoded by the coding sequence ATGTTGAAGCCGATGTTACCAACCCTATCTACTGAAAAGCCTAAAGGGGACAACTGGTTATATGAAGTAAAATACGATGGTTATCGCTGTTTATTACACTGGACAAACGAAGAAATTCAATTAATTAGCCGCAATGGTCGTAGCTTAAATGAACAATTCCCAGAAGTCATTTCCTTTTGTCATTCAATACAACCAACCATTCAAGCCACACTGCCTTTACTTTGTGACGGTGAAATAGTTCAACTAGAAAATAGCTTTAAGAGTAGCTTTGAAATCATGCAAAAGCGTGGACGTTTACGTAAAAAAGAAACCATTCTACAAATGACAAAGGAGAAACCTTGTCACTTACTCCTATTCGATTTACTAACAATTAAAGGAGACACGATAACAGGTGAACCATATAGTATTAGAAAGAAGAGGTTAAAGGATTGGTTTGAAGATAATAATCTAAACACAACAAAAGTTGATACTTCAACAACACAAACCTTACAATATATAAATTCTTATCCTAACTATGAAGACATATGGAAAAAAGTGAAAAAGCATGATGGGGAAGGTTTACTAGCTAAACAAAAAGATAGTACATGGGAAAAAGGGAAACGAACACAACAATGGCTCAAACTTAAAAATTATAAAAAAATTACCTGCTTTATTACGGGTTATGATACAAAAAATGGTTTCTTTCATGTAGCCGTTTACCAACATAATAAAGAAGTTGAAATCGGCTTATTTAAGCATGGTTTGAAGGAAACAGAACGAAAAGTTCTTCTTGATATTATAAGAAAAAATGAAGTCCAAACGAGGAAAGAATATATTGAAATACCCGCTGGCATTTGTGTAGACATAAAATGCTTAGAACTATATCAAGGGCAACTAAGGGAACCTTTTTTTGAACAATTTCGATTTGACCTTACTGCAGAAGATTGTACGTGGGATAAGCTCCTTCTTGATTTGAAACCAATTATTCATGAAGAAGTAACAGTAACGAATCCACAAAAAATATTATGGAGCTCAATTAATTGGTCAAAACAAGACTACCTTTCCTATCTACAGCAAGTATCACCCTATATGATGCCGTTTTTAAAAGAGAGGCTACTAACTGTTATTCGATATCCAAATGGGATAGATAAAGAAGCATTTTATCAAAAAAATTGCCCTGATTACGCCCCTGAATTTGTAGAAACTGAGCAATCAGATGATATAGATTATATTGTCACTAATACTATTGAAACATTACTGTGGCTAGGTAACCAAGCTGCTATTGAATTTCATATACCCTTTCAAACGAGATATTCAAAGGGACCATCTGAAATTGTCTTTGACCTTGATCCACCATCTAGAAAAGAATTTTCATATGCTGTCAGAGCAGCCCAACTAATAAAAGAAGTCGTTGATGGATTAAACCTTTCCTCTTTCGTAAAAACATCAGGAAATAAAGGAATTCAGGTTTATTTACCTCTTCCTGAAAATGAGTTTTCGTTTGACGACACAAGAAAATTCACAAGCTTTGTTGCAGATTACTTAATTTCTAAAGAACCTGATTTATTTACAACTGAACGTTTGAAAAAGAAGCGTGGAAATCGCTTGTATATTGATTACATTCAACACGGTGAAGGAAAAACCATTATTTCTCCTTATTCTGCTAGGGGAAACAAGGAAGCTTTAGTAGCAACTCCATTGTTTTGGGAGGAAGTGAATGAGGATCTTCGCCCTGAACGATTTCCAATCACTAGTATTTTAAAACGAATTGAAGAAAGAGGCTGTCCATTGTCCACGTACTTTCTGGAAAAAGAAAGACAGCCCTTCAAACCAATTCTAGAGTTTCTTTCAAAAAAATAA
- a CDS encoding D-glycero-alpha-D-manno-heptose-1,7-bisphosphate 7-phosphatase encodes MNKAVFLDRDGVINEVLSSRVKFVNKPKDLYLLEGVGEAVKVINEAGYKVFVVTNQGGVGLGFMKEHTLQKVHEKMIEDIRNEGGRIDDVAYCPHNPHAGCACRKPEAQMLLNLAEKHQIDLSKSYMVGDREPDIEAGKKAGVKETIFIGDEKTSYGADKAFPSLLEAAKSIFKESC; translated from the coding sequence ATGAACAAGGCGGTCTTTTTAGATAGGGATGGAGTTATAAATGAGGTACTTTCTTCGAGGGTAAAGTTTGTAAATAAACCAAAGGACTTGTATTTATTAGAAGGGGTAGGAGAAGCGGTAAAAGTAATAAATGAGGCTGGTTATAAAGTGTTTGTCGTAACAAATCAAGGTGGAGTAGGTCTGGGTTTTATGAAGGAGCATACTCTTCAAAAGGTCCATGAAAAAATGATAGAAGACATTCGTAATGAGGGAGGGCGTATTGATGATGTTGCTTATTGTCCTCATAATCCTCATGCAGGCTGTGCTTGTCGTAAGCCGGAAGCACAAATGTTACTTAATTTAGCGGAAAAACATCAAATAGACTTGTCAAAAAGTTATATGGTCGGCGATCGTGAGCCAGATATAGAAGCAGGAAAAAAAGCAGGGGTGAAGGAAACAATTTTTATAGGGGATGAAAAAACATCATACGGAGCAGATAAAGCATTTCCTAGTTTACTTGAAGCAGCAAAATCAATTTTTAAGGAAAGTTGTTAA
- a CDS encoding DUF169 domain-containing protein encodes MNKNVTDLMTELEQSLNQYVRTDTFPLAIRVMKDGEELPERVKRPYRDLGVRFSICQAVSMSRRYGWALAMGAEDQSCPIAKIAFAFEGEVDFYKSGNLADGMYTKTCELGEKTEAAVPKFSKEEAGTILVAPLTRTNFQPEVIVTYGNSAQVMRMVAAALYHTGGELTSTFTSRADCADIVIKTIQSNKPQVILPCYGDRVFGQTHDHEMAFAFPASMIEDFIAGLKGTHKGGVRYPVPTYLRYEAEYPATYEKLNQMFD; translated from the coding sequence TTGAATAAGAATGTGACTGACTTAATGACAGAACTTGAGCAATCGCTCAATCAATATGTTCGAACTGATACATTTCCCTTGGCAATTCGTGTGATGAAGGATGGGGAGGAATTACCTGAAAGAGTAAAAAGACCTTATAGAGATTTAGGTGTGCGATTTAGTATTTGTCAGGCTGTATCGATGTCAAGACGATACGGATGGGCATTAGCTATGGGGGCAGAGGACCAGTCCTGTCCAATTGCCAAAATTGCCTTTGCTTTTGAAGGGGAAGTTGACTTTTATAAGTCAGGGAATTTGGCCGATGGTATGTATACAAAGACATGTGAACTAGGGGAGAAAACAGAAGCAGCAGTTCCGAAATTTTCAAAGGAAGAAGCGGGGACAATTCTAGTGGCACCTCTTACAAGGACAAACTTTCAACCCGAAGTAATCGTTACTTATGGAAATTCTGCACAAGTGATGAGGATGGTCGCTGCGGCTCTTTATCATACAGGAGGAGAATTAACTTCTACCTTCACCTCTAGGGCTGATTGTGCTGATATAGTAATTAAAACAATTCAATCGAATAAACCACAGGTGATATTACCATGCTACGGTGATCGTGTTTTTGGACAAACCCATGACCATGAAATGGCATTTGCCTTTCCTGCATCGATGATTGAAGATTTCATTGCTGGATTAAAAGGAACACACAAAGGTGGGGTGCGATATCCTGTACCAACCTACTTACGCTATGAAGCCGAATACCCAGCAACCTATGAAAAATTAAACCAAATGTTTGACTAA
- a CDS encoding GNAT family N-acetyltransferase, whose product MYKKELYLYGQGEVKKATVRNYTKIDIAELINIQKESFPPPFPSELWWNEEQLTNHIKLFQDGALCVEIDGVLAGSMTCLCVSFNENEPNHTWEEITDNGYIRTHNPKGNTLYVVDICVRPSFRELQLGKVLMQAMYEVVVHLNLDRLLGGGRMPGYHKKADELSPEAYIEKVINGELKDPVISFLLKSGRTPHTLIKNYLDDEESLNYGLLMEWKNPFK is encoded by the coding sequence TTGTACAAAAAAGAGTTATATTTATACGGTCAAGGTGAAGTGAAAAAAGCGACCGTAAGAAATTACACGAAAATCGACATAGCAGAATTAATAAACATACAAAAGGAAAGTTTTCCACCCCCGTTTCCTTCAGAGCTTTGGTGGAATGAAGAGCAGTTGACGAATCATATAAAGTTGTTTCAAGATGGGGCTCTTTGTGTTGAGATTGATGGTGTACTCGCGGGCTCGATGACATGCTTATGTGTTTCCTTTAACGAAAATGAACCGAATCATACGTGGGAAGAAATAACCGACAACGGTTATATCCGCACTCATAATCCTAAAGGAAACACACTCTATGTCGTTGATATTTGTGTAAGGCCGTCTTTTCGCGAGCTGCAGCTTGGAAAAGTATTAATGCAAGCGATGTATGAAGTTGTGGTCCACTTAAATTTAGATCGACTATTAGGTGGGGGACGAATGCCGGGATATCACAAGAAAGCCGATGAGCTATCACCAGAAGCTTATATAGAAAAGGTAATTAATGGAGAGCTAAAAGACCCAGTTATCTCATTTTTACTTAAGTCCGGTAGAACACCCCATACGTTAATCAAGAACTATTTAGATGATGAAGAATCTCTAAATTATGGTCTATTAATGGAATGGAAAAATCCATTTAAATAA
- a CDS encoding DUF6501 family protein encodes MIHNTWQTSETIRQVKCTHTNAKKYMVNNVLTEGKMYDLQNETEEFYFVIDNSGKVGGFYKEYFEG; translated from the coding sequence ATGATACATAATACATGGCAAACAAGTGAAACTATTAGACAGGTAAAGTGCACACATACAAATGCAAAAAAATACATGGTGAACAATGTGTTAACAGAAGGAAAAATGTATGATTTGCAAAACGAAACAGAAGAATTCTATTTTGTTATTGATAACTCAGGAAAAGTCGGGGGCTTCTATAAAGAATACTTCGAAGGGTAA
- a CDS encoding class I SAM-dependent rRNA methyltransferase, giving the protein MAKVILQRKRKKRLELGHPWVFQSEVADIQGEFEPGDIVDVYNHQHHFLGKGYINPNSQMIVRILSYNEEEQIDEAFFKRRIEQAWAHRQRFIPDVRSCRAIYGESDFLPGFIVDKYEDVLVVQILSLGIELRKEWLLSGLLEVFNPKAVFLRNDVYVRELEGLTQEKGFWYGESETEIEIEENGVKYIVDIKDGQKTGFFFDQRQNRAAIKPLIDENSTVLDCFTHTGSFALNACLYGAKDVTAVDISEHAIETTKRNAELNEVTGKMNYVVANAFDFLRDSVKEEKKWDVVIVDPPAFAKSRHAVKKALGGYKDINLNGMKLVKDGGFFVTASCSFHVHGDMFQEMVKKAALDAGKVLRQIYWDGAGYDHPELLAAEEGDYLKFAIYEVHSRN; this is encoded by the coding sequence GTGGCAAAAGTCATTTTACAGCGTAAACGAAAGAAACGATTAGAATTAGGACATCCTTGGGTATTTCAGAGCGAAGTAGCAGATATTCAAGGAGAGTTTGAACCTGGAGATATAGTTGACGTTTATAATCATCAGCATCACTTTTTAGGTAAAGGTTATATTAACCCAAACTCTCAAATGATCGTCCGAATTCTTTCATATAATGAAGAGGAACAAATTGATGAGGCTTTTTTCAAAAGACGTATTGAACAAGCATGGGCACATAGACAGCGCTTTATTCCAGATGTACGCTCATGCCGCGCCATCTACGGAGAATCTGATTTCCTTCCTGGATTTATAGTTGATAAATATGAAGATGTTCTCGTTGTCCAAATTCTTTCTCTTGGGATTGAGCTACGTAAAGAGTGGTTACTGAGCGGATTACTTGAAGTATTTAATCCTAAAGCAGTCTTCTTACGTAATGACGTTTATGTACGTGAGCTTGAAGGACTTACACAAGAAAAAGGCTTTTGGTACGGTGAATCAGAAACAGAAATTGAAATAGAAGAAAATGGCGTGAAATACATTGTTGATATTAAAGACGGGCAAAAAACAGGCTTTTTCTTTGACCAACGCCAAAACCGAGCTGCAATCAAACCGTTAATTGATGAAAACTCAACGGTTCTTGACTGTTTTACTCATACAGGTTCTTTTGCCTTAAATGCTTGTTTATACGGGGCAAAGGATGTAACTGCAGTAGATATTTCTGAGCATGCAATAGAAACAACAAAGCGAAATGCGGAGCTCAATGAAGTTACTGGTAAAATGAACTATGTAGTTGCAAACGCATTTGACTTTCTACGCGATTCAGTAAAAGAAGAAAAAAAATGGGATGTTGTCATTGTTGATCCCCCGGCATTTGCAAAATCTCGCCACGCAGTAAAAAAAGCGTTAGGTGGGTATAAAGATATTAACCTAAATGGTATGAAACTAGTGAAAGATGGAGGCTTTTTCGTTACAGCTAGCTGCTCTTTCCATGTACATGGAGACATGTTCCAAGAAATGGTTAAAAAAGCAGCACTTGATGCAGGAAAAGTACTACGCCAAATTTACTGGGACGGAGCAGGTTATGACCACCCAGAGCTATTAGCTGCTGAAGAAGGCGACTACTTAAAATTCGCTATTTATGAAGTACATTCGAGAAATTGA
- a CDS encoding YpiB family protein, which produces MKNWVSTSQKKSFIKWFLDNHRLKRTEARYLLEYLVKSHHILENLKFTDEVLKDKTTVVISSTSSDQIGFMFYKSNRKSEDVSRAIGEIMSNPSDDLYIVFHFYGRHMNNRYLSLFEDPLIENIRRYNLTEKYSKVAESKLEESLEANKGERLKRQIDRALDEKDEALFKSLVAELRAYEEQQF; this is translated from the coding sequence ATGAAAAATTGGGTATCTACAAGCCAAAAGAAGAGCTTCATTAAATGGTTTCTCGACAATCATCGTTTAAAACGTACAGAAGCTCGTTATCTATTAGAATACTTAGTAAAAAGTCATCACATCTTAGAAAATCTTAAATTCACAGACGAAGTACTAAAAGATAAAACGACAGTCGTCATATCAAGTACGAGTTCCGACCAGATCGGCTTTATGTTTTATAAAAGCAACCGAAAATCAGAGGATGTTTCTAGAGCTATTGGGGAAATAATGTCAAACCCTTCAGACGATCTTTATATTGTCTTCCATTTTTATGGACGACATATGAATAACAGATACTTATCATTGTTCGAAGACCCATTGATTGAAAACATTAGGCGCTACAATCTAACAGAGAAATATTCAAAGGTCGCCGAGAGTAAATTAGAAGAATCTCTTGAAGCTAACAAGGGCGAACGATTAAAGAGGCAGATTGATAGAGCTCTTGACGAGAAAGATGAAGCCCTTTTTAAAAGTTTAGTAGCTGAATTAAGAGCCTATGAAGAGCAACAATTCTAG
- the glcT gene encoding glucose PTS transporter transcription antiterminator GlcT, with the protein MKKELKIKKVLNNNVVIAQNFFRKESVLIDKGIGFGKKVGDPIDASVVEKIFILQDKKEQEQYKKLLPFLDEEFIGLMNDIVYFIQSKLENEVGEHIHIALSDHIAFAMKRIKEGLELQNPFLLETKTLYPEEYRIATDVVKMINEQSKVTLPEAEIGFIALHIHSATSSKSISEVSHHSRLIHELITVIEKGLSITIDKEKIDYLRLVRHLTFTIERAKTEEKVDQSKKLLDVVQEEYPLCYSVALKVINVIQQGIKTPVDESEAVYLTLHLQRLSNKNK; encoded by the coding sequence ATGAAAAAGGAATTAAAGATAAAGAAGGTATTAAATAATAATGTTGTCATCGCACAGAATTTTTTCAGAAAAGAATCTGTCCTAATTGATAAGGGTATTGGATTTGGAAAAAAGGTTGGAGACCCAATAGATGCTTCTGTAGTTGAAAAGATTTTTATATTACAAGACAAGAAAGAGCAAGAGCAATACAAGAAGTTACTACCTTTTCTAGATGAAGAATTTATTGGATTGATGAACGATATTGTCTACTTTATTCAATCGAAATTGGAAAACGAGGTAGGGGAGCATATTCATATTGCCCTTTCAGACCATATCGCATTTGCGATGAAACGAATAAAAGAAGGACTTGAACTCCAAAATCCATTTTTATTAGAAACAAAAACGCTGTATCCAGAAGAATACAGAATTGCTACAGATGTTGTAAAGATGATTAATGAACAAAGTAAGGTCACTCTTCCAGAAGCAGAAATTGGTTTCATTGCATTACATATACATAGTGCTACTTCTAGTAAAAGTATTTCTGAAGTAAGCCACCATTCACGGCTAATTCATGAATTAATTACTGTCATTGAAAAAGGACTTTCTATTACGATTGATAAAGAGAAAATCGATTATTTGAGGTTAGTACGTCACTTAACCTTTACAATTGAACGGGCAAAAACTGAAGAAAAAGTAGATCAATCTAAAAAATTGTTAGATGTAGTGCAAGAGGAATATCCTCTATGCTATAGTGTTGCATTGAAAGTAATCAACGTTATACAGCAAGGGATAAAGACACCAGTTGACGAATCGGAGGCAGTCTACTTAACACTTCATCTGCAAAGGCTTTCAAATAAAAATAAGTAA